The window GACCGATGGGACAATTTCTACCTGAACACCACCAACTCCTCGTTCATGCTGCCGGAGCTGAAGTACGACACCCCCGAGCGGTGCAGCCGGGCACGGAGGCGATCCGGATCACGCCGGCGGGCGGCCGGCAACCTCATCGTGGAGACCGTCGGCGGACGCCGGCAGAGGACGTGGTCTTGGCGAACGGCTCCTTCCAGCGCCCGCGCATCCCTCCCGTCCGTCGGACTCCCGGGGGTACCGCCGCCGTGACGTCTAGATATTGCACTCAACCTGCACGGGAAACCAAGGTGCCAATCGGTCAAACTTCTTTCCTTGAAAGACAAGATCCAGGCCAGGCCTCGGACTGTCCGGACGCGTAGATGTTACAAAATTGACCGCTTGGTCAACTTGGTCAGACGGGGACGCCGCTGCAGAAACTCGGCGTGGAAAAGTTCCGGAAGGCCTCCGCAATGAAGGCTACCTAGATCGTCAGGGGCAGCTCTAACCGACGAAGTTCATGTACAGAGGTTCAGCTGGGCCAGGCTCCCCTGATGTCTAGGGAACCTCGCGCCCGACAGACCAGTGCTCAAATTGCCGACAGTTCACCCCCCGGCTGATGGACGTCGCAAACTTGGGACAGGCCCGACTCCCGGAGACGCTTCGTCGGCAACCTTCTCCCCGACCAGTCCCCACCTGACGCGACGGCACACTTATTGACGCTACAGTTCTAGATCGGAAAAGTAGCCAAGCGTTGGATCGGTCAGAGTCCCGATCACCAGACCGCGATCCAGGAACCGGTTGAACTGCTCACAGCTGGTCTCAGGCAACAACGCGCAGCCGTGGCAGGCCGCGAGGTTGCACGAGTCCGGACCCTGCCCCTTCTCGCCTGCATCCATGCAAACTGGGTCGGTCGAACACCAACGTGCTCCGCTCAGCGCCGACGCAAAGACCGACCGCATGTTGTCCGGGCGAGACATCCTGACGAGCCCGCCCATCGTGCCTTCGGAGTCTCCCGCCGCAGTGTAGAGCAAGAGTCCTGCTGTATGCCGATCAGCTGCATCAGACACATACAACCGCTCCCGAAGGGACGCGGAGCTGTAACCACAGGCGAAGACCAGCTGATTAATCAGCAGATGGCCCAACGTATGAAGCAGTACGTACCGTGGGCTGAGCGTGCGTGCATGGAGCCCACGCTGCGACGCGACGTGGCCGTAGTGCGCGGTAATCTTGTCCGCTCGTGCCTGGACCTCAGGTCGAGCCTCCCACTTCGCGAGGCGATCGCTGTCAATCTCGATATAGATCCCCTCGCCCTTCACGACGTATGCAGGCAGCCAGTCCTGTTCAGGTGAAAGCGACTGACGACGTAAGAGAGCCTTCCCGACGCTGAGCTTGAGGACGTCATCTCGCACCCGCGTAAAGCCACGGAGTGCCCTCGTCTCTCGTAAGACATCAACGCTCCTCACACGGTCGAAATGCAACGCCAGGTCGGCATGCATTCCCGGATTGGTTGCCGTCAGGTAATCGTCCTTCGGCGTTTCGCGGATCGCAACGTATTCGGGATAGCGCCATTCGTCGTCTTCCGTAAGGAGCTCCGTACCGCCTTCCTCGCTCAACTCAGGCTGCGGCCCTTCGACCCCCAGCAGGTCTCGATAGCCGGCCATGAGTTCTTCATCCGAGATCGGCCTAAATCGTTCCGGCGGAACGTTACGCATTAGCGTCTTACGCAGTACCGCGACATCAAGATCTTCGCCAAAAGCTGTGTGCAGGGTCCGCATGGTCGCACTCACCGCCGGGTGACGCATCAACTCGTGCATCTCTACACTGACCGCGCCCTCTTTCCTCGGGAGGTAGATCGATGACTCCACTTTCGGGAAGTAGACGTTCCCGGCACCACGCAGCGCGCCTCGCATAGGCAACCCGCAGACGCCGTCGAGTTCCGCCAACCACGGCCGTGCGCCAGTGCAGTAGTGCGGGTCATTCTCGTTCAAGGACAGCTGATCGGTCAGGTTTGTGTGCTCTTCACCTTGGGAGTCTCGCCACGATCCCGTGATGCCGAGAAGTGACCGCTGTTTCCCGCAACCATCAACAACTTTTCCCTTGACAAGGCCACAGGTTACGACCTGACCCTCGAGGCCCCCACCACCCCGTGATTCAAGGCGCAAGACACCCTTACATTTCGGGTTATGAGCGCGGTGCACCCACTTGTCGAATGGGAAGTCGTCGAGATGCCCAGCTATGCAGATGGCGACGAAGGGCACCTGGGACATCCGGGGCTTGTACTGTCTGTCGGCGTGCTCTGAGTCTGGACACTTCTCACCCTGTTGCATAGTAAGGGTGCTGAGCTTGAGTCGTTTGCAGTACATACAGAAGCTCCAGCGAGGAAATCGCAGCACCGGCACCGTCAGCTTGACGTTACGTTGATCGCTTCCTGCGCCTTGGTAGCGATAATCCGGCGGGAGACGGAACTCCTGAACCCGCAGCCGCGCCTCAAGGCGCCAGTCGTGCTCCTGGTACTCCTCCAAAGCGAGGTTTGGATTACTAGCCGGATACCAGTGATCCAAGCCAGCAGTAATGATCGACGTCCCATTGACCAGGACACTCATCGCCCCCACACCGAACGGCGTAACGACCTGCGCCCGCCGCATGCTACCCGTACTCATAGTTCTCCCTCCTCAGCCTCTGCGTCAACCCGGTTGTAAGCAAGGGAAATCTGCAACCGACACTCAGCGTCGACGTTGCGCATGCTGGTCGGGACTTCCCAGATCGTCGCCTCGCTGTCGAGGTCCGGCAGGGTTCCGGCATACCGCATCAAACCCTGTTTAGGATCCCCTTGAATGACGTTGGCCGACCACATAGTTCGCTCCCAGCTCGCCCACTGCCGGGCCCGGCGCTTGGCCATGCGTTTCAGCACCGGCACCTCGTCGGGGTCGGCGATGGCTGCCCGTGCTTCAAGCAGAGCAATCGCATCTTCATACTCGCGCAGCGGAAACGGGTACGGCGGGAGTAGCGGCGCTACATGGCGGATGTGTGCCACCGCAGCGGCATGGAGTGCGCGACGCAACACCGGCGCAGCAAACGGCGTCACCGACGTTGGCTCGACCTGCGCGTAGAGCCGTTGATGGTAGGTGCGAAAGCGCTCATAGTGGCTTCGGTCTCGCGGCTTCGCCGCGCCATAGATAGCAATGACTAGCCCGGGACTGACGTCCGCCCGACGGCCGACTCGACCGCTGACCTGGATGTACTGTGCCGTGGTCTTGGGCTGGCCAACGATCGTCATGAGTCCGAGCCGGTCGATATCGACACCGACTTCGATGATGTTCGACGCCAAGCAGATGTCGACACAGTTCGGCGACCCGTAACGAGCCTGGAGTACCTCGATGGCCTTCGGGATCTCATCGCTTCGACGCCGGGAGGTGAGCTCCATCGTCTCCCGCGGCCAACGCGGTTCGATACCATCCCGGAAGCGCAGTCCGGTCAAGTAGTCAGGTACGTCCGATTCCAGCAGCGACACGGTGTTGCCCAGCTCGCGCAGGCTGTTGAGGAAGTTGACATTCGTCCAGTAACCATCACGGTCGGGCTCGGGGATCTCGGTACCTGCCTGCAGGGTTGCCGCTGCGACTCGCACTTGGACAGTCTGCATCGACCCGAGCGAAGAGCTCATGACGCCGAGATAGCGGCGTCCCGGCTCGAGCGAGCCATCGTCGAGCGTGGCCGCCTCAGCGAAAAACGAATGCCCTTCTTCCAGCCCATGCGGCGGGAAGAGTGCCACCTGCTGGCGTCCGAAGAGTCCCCGGATTTGATCCTCATACCGCCGAATGGTGGCCGTCGATGCGATGATCTTGGGCGGCACAGGCTCACCGCCGCGATAATCGGTGCACAGCTCGTCGATCACGGGTTCATATAGACCGACCATCGAGCCAAGCGGTCCAGAGATCAGATGGAGCTCGTCCTGGATGATGAGGCCAGGCGGAGACACCTGGCGGCTACCGTCATCGCCTAAGCCGAACAGTCGTCTCGACTCTGGGCGCCAAGCCATCATGGCGAACTTGTCGACGGTACCGATGACGATCGATGGGCGAGTTTCGTAGATGTCGTCGTCGACGACATGCACCGGCAACCCCTTCCGTCCGCTGAACAGACAGACCGTATCGACACAGCGAAAGATGACCTTCTGCCCGACTTGTTCGTAGCCGATGACGTCCTGACCACTTCGCCCTCTCGGTTTCGTGCCCATCTGAGCCCCGCACCAAGGACAGCGGAGTAGCAGAAACTCATTCTGTGTCTGCGGGTCGCGCCTCAACTGACTCAGAACCTCGACGGCCCTCTTCCAGGTATTCGGAGTAGAGGACCCACCAAGCCAAATCCCAATACTAAATCGGGTCTCGCCGAGATCCTCCGCATTCTTCGATCGGATGTCCTCTAGAACGCAGACCAATGCCGCAGCACGAAGAAACTGTTGTGCTGTTAGCAGCCGCAGCGTGTAGCGCATGAGCGTGTCGGTGCCCGCATCCTCTGGGTTGCGCAGACGCCGGGCAAGCAAGCTGATCGCCGACGCACCGAGGTAAGCCTCCGTCTTACCTCCACCAGTCGGAAAGAAGATCAGGTCTACTATTCCGCGGGTGGCACGCGAAGGCTCCACGAGTTCAGGCAAACTAGCCAGGATGAAGGCGATCTGGAATGGACGCCAGTTGCCCGTCCCCGGCTTCACGACAGGTTCCGGGTGCGGACCCTGCACTCGCAGAATTCCACCAGACCCGGCGGCGACTTCGCGAGGCTCGAAGCGCGATCGCACCTGCTGGTAGAGCATGGCTTCGTTCATTAGCCGGAAGGCGCGGCCAGCGATCGGATTAGAGTTCACGAGATCCCACCCGGCCCGCATCCTAGCCAGCGCCTCACGACAGAGCGTCATGTGCCTCGTCGCGGCTGGCCGAAAACGGGGCGAAAGTTCCGGGATGAGTCTCTCCTGCTGGGTGATCCACACATCGTAGAGGCGTAGGACTGTTTCAACCTGCACCCGTCCTGCGTCGCTTCCCTCAGCCAACGACGCCATGCTAACCATGACCGGCGTTCTGTTTCCCGTCTCATCCGTCACGTATATGTTCGGCGTCAAGCTGACGACCTCATATACCGGGAGCGGTTCAGCCTGGACCCACGACGTTGCCTCGTGCTTGGCTTCGCCCCACTCCGCAGCACAGCCGTGTCCAATTGCGTAGGTCCGCTTGTTCCTGTACAGCAGATCTATAGATTGTTCTTCTTCGTCCCGGTCCGGCTGCTCGACGTCGTGGTAGGCCTCGATCGTGAGCCCACCCGCGGCAGCAACCGTGAAGCCCATCTGGAACAGGGCGCTGGCCGAACCGGTGCCTGACGTTTGATTCAGAACGGCCACTGTCACGAGCCGGAGTTCAGGGTCATGCTCTCCGGGAACCGGCCGGCTGAAGACCTGCGTAGTCGGAGCAACGCGCGGTCGCTCTTCGCCACTTGCCGTATCAACGTTCTTGAGCCGATTGTTCTCGTTTAGAAGCACGTGCCCCGGAACCGTGCCAGAGAGTTCGAACGGGCGACGGAGCCACCACTCGCGGGCTTTGGTCACTCCCGGAATGTGCACGCTCAACTTGTCGTAGTAGGCGCCCTTCACCGTGACTACCAAGTAGCCGTTTGTCGGCACGCGGCATTTGAACGAGATCGCCATCGCTGACGGCTTGAAGGTGTTGGCGTCGCTGAGGTCGAAGTCGTCGGAATCTGCCTCATCATGGCGAAGTCGCCCCTTGACCTCAACAGTCGGGGCGTCGAGATGCACCTCGGTACCTCCGAGCCCAGCGACCCAGCTGAGGTCGGGGTCATCCTGCGAACCCCCGTCGGAAGTCCCGGGAGACGAGATCGCTGTACCTCGCTGTGCTGCGCCGTTGTGTAGCACACCTATGCCATAGCGACGGAGAGGATCCGAGCGCGTGAGGATCTCCTGGTGCGTCGTCGTCTCGTGAAACTGACCGCGGCTGGCTTCTTGAGATTCGAAGGTCAGCACCCCCGAGGAGCAGTCGAGTGGCGTCCCGGGGGGCGAGTCCGTGTCCACAGGACCAAATAACTCGCGCCGAACTGCCGCCTCGACGATACCGCGCGCCTCCAGCCCAGTCATACTGTCCCTCCCAGTGCTGCCCTGAGTGTCCCGGCTTCGATCAAAGCGAACAGCCTGTCGGTCGCTCGCGTCAGGCCAACATACAGCAGCGATTCGAAGTTCGGCATGGTGTGCCGGTCGATATCGGTAACCACCACCGCCCGTGCCTCGAGTCCTTTGAACGCTTGGATCGTACTGTAGGACAGTTGTCCCGGTCGCGACGCGCTGCCGTCAGCGGGTCGAAGCACCTGGCGGAGCCAAGTATCTGTTGTCCTACTCGCAGTAGAGTTCCCCTCAAGAGGGCTCAGCACCACGATCTCGTTCAGCTCAAACCCATCGTTGCGCAGGGTACGTACAGCGCTCACCAGCTGCTCAGACTGGTCGCTTCCGGACTTGTACGTGAATACGGACGGATCGAAGCCGTCGTCCAGCCGCCGGAATCGCTGATAGCCGGGTTGCAGCTTACTGAACGTGTTCACTTGGTAACCAATCCTCGGCAGGTTGCGACAGTTGGTGATGAGCCGATGCATAGTGAGCTGACCCACACGGCTACGGAGCAGCTCCCGCCCGGCTGGCGCATCGAATATCGCTTGCCGCTCGAAGTCGCCGAAAAGGAGCAAACGCCCGTCCTCAAGCCCACCGGCTACCATCAGATCAAGCACATCGAGGTAGGGCTCGCGAACGATGTCCTGGATCTCATCGACAACTAAGAAGTCGCTGACCAGTCCCTCGCCACCTTCCAGGAGCACCTCCATCGCCCGGTCCGGCAGCTCGCGCTCCCAGAAATCTGGCCCTGCTCCCGGGGGCGGCTGCACGCCGGCGATCCGCAC is drawn from Micrococcaceae bacterium Sec5.8 and contains these coding sequences:
- a CDS encoding DUF1998 domain-containing protein, yielding MSTGSMRRAQVVTPFGVGAMSVLVNGTSIITAGLDHWYPASNPNLALEEYQEHDWRLEARLRVQEFRLPPDYRYQGAGSDQRNVKLTVPVLRFPRWSFCMYCKRLKLSTLTMQQGEKCPDSEHADRQYKPRMSQVPFVAICIAGHLDDFPFDKWVHRAHNPKCKGVLRLESRGGGGLEGQVVTCGLVKGKVVDGCGKQRSLLGITGSWRDSQGEEHTNLTDQLSLNENDPHYCTGARPWLAELDGVCGLPMRGALRGAGNVYFPKVESSIYLPRKEGAVSVEMHELMRHPAVSATMRTLHTAFGEDLDVAVLRKTLMRNVPPERFRPISDEELMAGYRDLLGVEGPQPELSEEGGTELLTEDDEWRYPEYVAIRETPKDDYLTATNPGMHADLALHFDRVRSVDVLRETRALRGFTRVRDDVLKLSVGKALLRRQSLSPEQDWLPAYVVKGEGIYIEIDSDRLAKWEARPEVQARADKITAHYGHVASQRGLHARTLSPRYVLLHTLGHLLINQLVFACGYSSASLRERLYVSDAADRHTAGLLLYTAAGDSEGTMGGLVRMSRPDNMRSVFASALSGARWCSTDPVCMDAGEKGQGPDSCNLAACHGCALLPETSCEQFNRFLDRGLVIGTLTDPTLGYFSDLEL
- a CDS encoding helicase-related protein, with amino-acid sequence MHLDAPTVEVKGRLRHDEADSDDFDLSDANTFKPSAMAISFKCRVPTNGYLVVTVKGAYYDKLSVHIPGVTKAREWWLRRPFELSGTVPGHVLLNENNRLKNVDTASGEERPRVAPTTQVFSRPVPGEHDPELRLVTVAVLNQTSGTGSASALFQMGFTVAAAGGLTIEAYHDVEQPDRDEEEQSIDLLYRNKRTYAIGHGCAAEWGEAKHEATSWVQAEPLPVYEVVSLTPNIYVTDETGNRTPVMVSMASLAEGSDAGRVQVETVLRLYDVWITQQERLIPELSPRFRPAATRHMTLCREALARMRAGWDLVNSNPIAGRAFRLMNEAMLYQQVRSRFEPREVAAGSGGILRVQGPHPEPVVKPGTGNWRPFQIAFILASLPELVEPSRATRGIVDLIFFPTGGGKTEAYLGASAISLLARRLRNPEDAGTDTLMRYTLRLLTAQQFLRAAALVCVLEDIRSKNAEDLGETRFSIGIWLGGSSTPNTWKRAVEVLSQLRRDPQTQNEFLLLRCPWCGAQMGTKPRGRSGQDVIGYEQVGQKVIFRCVDTVCLFSGRKGLPVHVVDDDIYETRPSIVIGTVDKFAMMAWRPESRRLFGLGDDGSRQVSPPGLIIQDELHLISGPLGSMVGLYEPVIDELCTDYRGGEPVPPKIIASTATIRRYEDQIRGLFGRQQVALFPPHGLEEGHSFFAEAATLDDGSLEPGRRYLGVMSSSLGSMQTVQVRVAAATLQAGTEIPEPDRDGYWTNVNFLNSLRELGNTVSLLESDVPDYLTGLRFRDGIEPRWPRETMELTSRRRSDEIPKAIEVLQARYGSPNCVDICLASNIIEVGVDIDRLGLMTIVGQPKTTAQYIQVSGRVGRRADVSPGLVIAIYGAAKPRDRSHYERFRTYHQRLYAQVEPTSVTPFAAPVLRRALHAAAVAHIRHVAPLLPPYPFPLREYEDAIALLEARAAIADPDEVPVLKRMAKRRARQWASWERTMWSANVIQGDPKQGLMRYAGTLPDLDSEATIWEVPTSMRNVDAECRLQISLAYNRVDAEAEEGEL